AATTTATTAAAATTCTGCAAAGCTCCTGTCATCAAAGCTCCGCCAGCACTAAAGACCATAAAACCAATGATTGTTTTAAACGTTCCGGTTAGAACTTCAGTACCTGATTTTTTTTGAGCCACTAATCCGACAAATGCGACGATCCCAAGTAAAATTGCTGGTGTACTTAAAAAGCTAATAATAAAATCCACTCTTTTTCATCTCCTTATCTTTACCTTGATACAAAATCAACTATTCAGAAATCCAGCTAGTTTGCTTTGAATTTCATTTTTGTCGACAATATTATTGATACCAATAATTGTTTGCTTTAATCCTTGTGATTCCAACTCCTTAGCAACATCAGCCAGTGTTATCAATAAATCGCCATCAAAACCTGGTACTGCATCTAACGATGCGTGCTCGACTTGAAT
The Enterococcus silesiacus DNA segment above includes these coding regions:
- a CDS encoding PTS ascorbate transporter subunit IIB translates to MHKALVACRAGVGSSLMLKIKTEQVIKENGFPIQVEHASLDAVPGFDGDLLITLADVAKELESQGLKQTIIGINNIVDKNEIQSKLAGFLNS